From Bacillus basilensis, a single genomic window includes:
- the nheB gene encoding non-hemolytic enterotoxin NHE subunit B has translation MTKKPYKVMALSALMAVFAAGNIMPAHTYAAESTVKQAPVYAVAKAYNDYEEYSLGPEGLKDAMERTGSNALVMDLYALTIIKQGNVNFGNVSSVDAALKGKVIQHQDTARGNAKQWLDVLKPQLISTNQNIINYNTKFQNYYDTLVTAVDAKDKATLTKGLTRLSSSINENKAQVDQLVEDLKKFRNKMTSDTQNFKGDANQITSILASQDAGIPLLQNQITTYNEAISKYNAIIIGSSVATALGPIAIIGGAVVIATGAGTPLGVALIAGGAAAVGGGTAGIVLAKKELDNAQAEIQKITGQVTTAQLEVAGLTNIKTQTEYLTNTIDTAITALQNISNQWYTMGSKYNSLLQNVDSISPNDLVFIKEDLNIAKDSWKNIKDYAEKIYAEDIKVVDTKKA, from the coding sequence ATGACAAAAAAACCTTATAAAGTAATGGCTCTATCAGCACTTATGGCAGTATTTGCAGCAGGAAACATCATGCCAGCCCATACATATGCAGCTGAAAGTACAGTGAAACAAGCCCCAGTTTATGCGGTAGCTAAAGCATATAATGACTATGAAGAATACTCATTAGGACCAGAAGGCTTAAAAGATGCAATGGAAAGAACAGGTTCAAACGCTTTAGTAATGGATCTGTACGCTTTAACAATTATTAAACAAGGGAATGTTAACTTTGGTAATGTATCGTCTGTTGATGCGGCTTTAAAAGGGAAAGTGATTCAGCACCAGGATACAGCTAGAGGAAATGCGAAGCAATGGTTAGATGTATTAAAGCCACAGCTTATTTCAACGAATCAAAATATCATTAACTACAATACGAAATTCCAAAACTATTATGATACTTTAGTTACTGCGGTAGATGCAAAGGATAAAGCAACTCTTACGAAAGGTTTAACTAGATTATCAAGTAGTATTAATGAAAATAAAGCGCAAGTAGATCAGTTAGTAGAAGACTTGAAGAAATTCAGAAATAAAATGACATCGGATACGCAAAACTTCAAGGGAGATGCGAATCAAATTACATCTATATTAGCTAGTCAAGATGCTGGAATTCCGCTTCTGCAAAATCAAATCACAACGTACAATGAAGCGATTAGTAAATATAATGCAATTATTATCGGTTCATCAGTTGCGACAGCTCTAGGGCCAATTGCAATTATCGGTGGTGCAGTAGTTATTGCTACAGGTGCAGGAACGCCGCTAGGAGTCGCATTAATTGCAGGTGGTGCAGCAGCTGTAGGCGGTGGTACAGCTGGTATCGTATTAGCGAAGAAAGAACTTGATAATGCACAAGCTGAAATTCAAAAAATAACAGGACAAGTTACAACTGCTCAATTAGAAGTAGCTGGGTTAACGAACATTAAAACACAAACTGAGTATTTAACAAATACAATTGATACTGCAATTACAGCATTGCAAAATATATCAAATCAATGGTATACAATGGGATCAAAATACAATTCTTTACTTCAAAATGTAGATTCAATTAGTCCAAACGACCTTGTTTTCATTAAAGAAGATTTGAATATCGCGAAAGATAGCTGGAAAAACATTAAAGACTATGCAGAAAAGATTTATGCTGAAGATATTAAAGTAGTAGATACGAAAAAAGCATAA
- a CDS encoding HAMP domain-containing sensor histidine kinase, which produces MKIKTLQGIRAKFFIAFLCSILLATVSIIAFQILIGNIYSHVTALEEKYSFLYFIVFLIFTTTYFACMTKTMMKRLSEINRNVEEISNGNFEIHIPISKHDEIGELATNVNRMVKSLKEAIENEKKSQEMKNEMISNISHDLRTPVTSLIGYVDLLGNQLHSNREECEQYVSILKRKSYELKNQVDDLLEYCQINYREIEIHKSVANMKAFIEQIMIDFVPQLDDADMSFCIKGDKELHVEMDVALMVRLFENVISNSIMYGKDGKEILIQVSKRDMNVEIEIKNFGQCIPNANLPYVFEKFYRGEKSRSSHTGGKGMGLAIARSIAELHKGDITVRSNDKETVFTIVLPQYKEM; this is translated from the coding sequence TTGAAGATTAAAACATTACAAGGCATTAGAGCTAAGTTTTTTATCGCATTCTTATGTAGTATCTTGTTAGCAACTGTAAGTATAATAGCGTTTCAAATTTTAATTGGAAATATATATAGTCATGTTACTGCGTTAGAGGAAAAGTATTCATTTTTATATTTTATAGTTTTTTTGATTTTTACTACGACATATTTTGCATGTATGACAAAAACAATGATGAAAAGATTATCTGAAATTAATAGGAATGTGGAGGAAATAAGTAATGGTAATTTTGAAATACATATACCTATTTCAAAACATGACGAGATTGGTGAATTAGCGACGAATGTTAATAGAATGGTGAAAAGTTTAAAAGAGGCTATCGAGAATGAAAAAAAATCACAGGAAATGAAAAATGAAATGATTAGTAATATTTCTCATGATTTACGAACTCCTGTAACATCTCTAATCGGTTACGTGGACCTGTTAGGAAATCAGCTTCATTCAAATAGAGAAGAATGTGAACAGTATGTAAGTATATTAAAGCGAAAGAGTTATGAATTAAAAAATCAAGTAGATGATTTATTAGAATATTGTCAAATAAATTATAGAGAGATTGAAATACATAAAAGTGTAGCAAATATGAAAGCTTTTATTGAACAAATTATGATTGATTTTGTGCCACAACTAGATGATGCTGATATGAGCTTTTGTATTAAGGGTGATAAGGAGTTACATGTGGAAATGGATGTAGCGCTTATGGTGAGGTTATTCGAAAATGTAATTAGTAATAGTATTATGTATGGGAAAGATGGAAAGGAGATTCTTATTCAAGTTTCTAAAAGAGATATGAATGTTGAAATAGAAATTAAAAACTTTGGACAATGTATTCCGAATGCGAACCTTCCTTACGTTTTTGAGAAGTTTTATCGGGGTGAAAAATCACGTAGTTCTCATACTGGCGGAAAAGGAATGGGACTTGCAATTGCGAGAAGTATAGCAGAACTTCATAAAGGAGATATCACTGTACGTAGTAACGATAAAGAAACAGTTTTCACTATCGTTTTACCACAGTATAAAGAAATGTAA
- a CDS encoding APC family permease: MVSSIKRFLIGRPLKSTELGEQKLNKTKALAILSSDALSSVAYGPEQILIALAGLGAIAYWYSIPIAVGVLVLLTALILSYRQIIFAYPHGGGAYVVSKENLGMNPGLIAGGSLLVDYILTVAVSVSAGTDALTSAFPSLHAHNVIIAIIFVIFITILNLRGVTESASVLAYPVYLFVLALFILIGVGIYNILTGHVSPTLHTPIGTPVAGISLFLLLRAFASGSSALTGVEAISNAIPNFKDPAPNNAAKTLLAMGALLAVLFSGIVFLAYYYGITPSKEVTVVSQIAEQTFGRNFMYYFIQGTTALILILAANTGYSAFPLLAVNLAKDKFIPRMFTIRGDRLGYSNGIIILGIASIILIVAFQGQTEHLIPLYAVGVFIPFTLSQTGMVLKWLREKPEGWALRLTVNLIGAVISFIVMSMFFLTKFAQVWSILIFLPAIIFLFHRIKKHYDAVGDQLSLKTCERIIPIEGNVIVVPVAGMTHVVENSLNYAKSLSADQVIAVYVAFDREEEKKFEEKWKKWQPEVRLVTLHSHYRSIIQPLTKFIDTVQYKASESNYRVTVVIPQFIPKKGWHNILHNQSSLLIRAYLLYKRNVVITTVPYHLKK, translated from the coding sequence GTGGTTTCATCTATTAAAAGATTTTTAATTGGAAGACCGTTAAAATCAACTGAGCTTGGAGAACAAAAGCTCAATAAAACGAAGGCGTTAGCAATTTTGTCTTCTGACGCTTTATCATCGGTTGCTTACGGTCCAGAGCAAATATTAATTGCTTTAGCAGGTCTTGGAGCAATCGCTTATTGGTATTCTATTCCGATAGCTGTTGGGGTATTAGTATTATTGACAGCCCTTATTTTATCTTATCGACAAATTATTTTTGCTTATCCGCATGGCGGGGGCGCATATGTTGTATCAAAAGAAAATTTAGGGATGAATCCAGGCTTAATTGCTGGAGGATCTTTATTAGTCGATTATATTTTAACGGTTGCGGTAAGTGTGTCTGCTGGTACAGATGCGCTAACATCTGCTTTTCCTAGTTTACATGCACATAATGTAATCATTGCGATTATATTTGTTATATTTATTACTATTTTAAATTTAAGAGGGGTAACGGAATCAGCTTCCGTTTTAGCATATCCTGTTTATTTATTCGTTTTAGCACTATTTATATTAATTGGTGTAGGGATATATAATATTTTAACGGGACACGTTTCACCGACTTTACACACGCCAATTGGAACGCCGGTTGCAGGAATTAGTTTGTTTTTACTGTTACGAGCATTTGCATCGGGGAGTTCGGCTTTAACAGGTGTAGAGGCGATCTCTAACGCAATTCCAAACTTTAAGGATCCTGCACCTAACAATGCAGCGAAAACATTGCTTGCAATGGGAGCATTACTTGCAGTGTTATTTTCAGGGATTGTTTTCTTAGCTTATTATTACGGAATTACTCCAAGTAAAGAAGTAACAGTTGTTTCTCAAATTGCTGAACAAACATTTGGACGTAATTTCATGTACTATTTCATACAAGGTACAACAGCTTTAATATTAATCCTTGCTGCTAACACAGGATATTCTGCATTTCCGCTATTAGCAGTTAACCTTGCAAAAGATAAGTTTATACCGAGAATGTTTACGATTAGAGGAGACCGCCTAGGTTACTCAAACGGTATTATTATACTTGGAATTGCATCGATTATTTTAATTGTAGCTTTCCAAGGGCAAACAGAACATTTAATTCCGTTATATGCAGTAGGTGTATTTATTCCATTTACACTTTCTCAAACTGGAATGGTATTAAAATGGCTTCGTGAAAAACCTGAAGGATGGGCTTTGAGATTAACGGTTAATTTAATTGGTGCAGTTATTAGTTTTATCGTAATGAGCATGTTCTTTTTAACTAAATTTGCACAAGTTTGGTCAATCCTTATTTTCTTACCTGCCATTATCTTCTTGTTCCACCGAATTAAGAAGCATTACGATGCGGTAGGAGACCAACTAAGTTTAAAAACTTGTGAACGGATTATTCCGATTGAAGGAAATGTAATTGTCGTTCCTGTAGCTGGTATGACACATGTAGTAGAAAATTCATTGAACTATGCGAAGTCTCTTTCTGCAGATCAAGTAATCGCGGTATATGTTGCTTTTGACAGAGAAGAGGAAAAGAAATTTGAAGAGAAATGGAAGAAGTGGCAACCTGAAGTAAGGCTTGTTACATTACATTCTCATTATAGAAGTATTATTCAGCCACTAACAAAGTTTATTGATACAGTACAGTATAAAGCGAGTGAATCAAATTACCGAGTTACGGTCGTTATACCACAGTTTATTCCGAAAAAAGGTTGGCATAACATTCTTCATAATCAATCTAGTTTACTCATTCGTGCTTATTTACTCTATAAAAGAAATGTTGTTATTACGACAGTTCCATATCATTTGAAAAAGTAA
- a CDS encoding rhodanese-related sulfurtransferase, translating into MATTKPYRVLLYYMYTTIENPEEFAAEHLAFCNSLELKGRILVAKEGINGTCSGTVEQTEKYMEAMNNDPRFDGIVFKIDEEEGHAFKKMHVRPRPELVTLRLEDDINPHEITGKYLEPKDFYEAMKQEDTVIIDARNDYEFDLGHFKGAIKPDIESFRELPDWIRENKETLEGKKILTYCTGGIRCEKFSGWLVREGYEDVSQLHGGIVTYGKDPEVQGELWDGQCYVFDERIAVPVNQKEHVIVGKDHFTGEPCERYVNCSNPECNKKILCSEENEAKYLRACSHECRVSPRNRYVIQHELTEEQVAAALEQIEAGK; encoded by the coding sequence TTGGCAACTACAAAACCATACAGAGTATTACTATATTACATGTACACAACAATTGAAAATCCTGAAGAATTTGCGGCAGAGCATTTAGCATTTTGTAATTCACTTGAATTAAAAGGAAGAATCCTTGTAGCTAAAGAAGGAATTAACGGAACTTGTTCTGGTACTGTAGAGCAAACAGAGAAATACATGGAAGCAATGAACAACGATCCACGTTTTGACGGTATCGTATTTAAAATAGATGAAGAAGAAGGGCACGCATTCAAGAAAATGCACGTACGTCCTCGTCCAGAGTTAGTTACACTTCGTCTAGAAGATGACATTAACCCACACGAAATAACTGGGAAGTATTTAGAGCCAAAAGATTTTTATGAAGCAATGAAACAAGAAGATACAGTTATCATTGATGCACGAAATGATTATGAGTTTGATTTAGGACACTTCAAAGGTGCGATCAAACCAGATATCGAATCATTCCGTGAATTACCAGACTGGATTAGAGAAAACAAAGAAACACTTGAAGGTAAAAAGATTTTAACGTACTGTACAGGTGGAATTCGTTGTGAGAAGTTTTCTGGTTGGTTAGTTCGAGAAGGCTATGAAGATGTAAGTCAGCTTCATGGCGGAATTGTAACATACGGAAAAGACCCAGAAGTACAAGGTGAGCTTTGGGATGGACAATGTTACGTGTTCGATGAGCGTATCGCTGTACCAGTAAACCAAAAAGAACATGTTATTGTTGGTAAAGACCACTTTACAGGTGAACCTTGTGAGCGCTATGTAAACTGTTCAAATCCAGAATGTAACAAGAAAATTTTATGTTCTGAAGAAAACGAAGCGAAATATTTACGTGCATGTTCTCATGAATGCCGTGTAAGCCCACGTAACCGCTACGTAATACAACATGAATTAACTGAAGAACAAGTAGCTGCTGCGTTAGAACAAATCGAAGCAGGGAAGTAA
- a CDS encoding response regulator transcription factor, whose protein sequence is METYSILIVDDNKDIVRFVHVNLMQEGFKVFSAYNGEEALEIINNNRIQLAILDIMMPQMDGIELCRRIREKHSLPIMFLSAKSSDVDKVIGFSTGADDYIVKPFSTIEFIARVKAQLRRYTYFNQNAVQVIEKKINIRGLEIDEVSRTVMLYGETINLTKTEYDILFLMAAAKNRVFTIEEIYESVWKERAYESNNTVMVHIARLRNKIEEDPKEPKFIQNVWGVGYKIED, encoded by the coding sequence TCATGTGAATTTAATGCAAGAAGGTTTTAAAGTTTTTAGTGCTTATAACGGAGAAGAGGCTTTAGAAATAATAAATAATAACAGAATTCAACTTGCTATTTTGGATATTATGATGCCACAAATGGATGGAATAGAATTGTGTAGAAGGATTAGAGAGAAACATAGTTTACCAATTATGTTTTTAAGTGCAAAATCATCGGACGTGGATAAGGTAATAGGATTTAGTACTGGAGCAGATGATTATATTGTGAAGCCGTTCAGTACAATTGAATTTATAGCGAGGGTGAAAGCTCAATTAAGAAGATATACATATTTCAATCAAAATGCTGTCCAAGTAATAGAAAAGAAAATAAACATTAGAGGTTTAGAAATAGATGAAGTGTCGAGAACAGTAATGTTATATGGAGAAACAATCAATCTTACAAAAACTGAATATGATATTTTATTCTTAATGGCAGCTGCAAAGAATCGTGTATTTACTATTGAAGAAATATATGAGAGCGTTTGGAAAGAAAGGGCCTATGAAAGCAATAATACAGTAATGGTTCATATCGCAAGATTAAGAAATAAAATTGAAGAGGATCCAAAAGAACCGAAGTTTATTCAAAATGTTTGGGGAGTCGGATATAAAATTGAAGATTAA
- the panE gene encoding 2-dehydropantoate 2-reductase: MRILVLGAGGVGGFFGGRLVEKGEDVTFLVRSKRKKQLEERGLVIRSVNGDFSFQPKLITKEDRTSPFDVILFSTKAYHLNEAIQDLKPFVGENTVIIPLLNGIAHLSQLQKEFGEEKVIGGLCFIETTLNDQGEIVQTSAANRLVFGEIKSQDPERIKHISKAFADTKSSFVLSENITQDMWHKYLFITVMSGVTTLMRAPIGPIRESEGGRDFIRSLFEECVQIMRYIGAPVKDEIAKEHMKTIDKISYDMKSSMQRDMEKGSSIEGKHLQGYLLDVAEQFSIEVPLLEAVYQNLKVYEEMTFNRSAIKLDV; the protein is encoded by the coding sequence ATGCGTATTTTAGTACTAGGAGCTGGTGGCGTCGGAGGCTTTTTTGGTGGCCGATTAGTTGAAAAGGGAGAAGATGTTACGTTTCTTGTTCGTAGTAAACGGAAAAAACAATTAGAGGAAAGAGGACTTGTAATCCGAAGTGTGAATGGGGATTTTTCCTTCCAACCGAAATTAATAACGAAAGAAGATAGAACTTCTCCATTTGATGTCATTTTATTTTCAACAAAAGCGTATCACTTAAACGAGGCAATTCAAGATTTGAAGCCGTTTGTAGGTGAAAATACTGTAATCATTCCATTGTTAAATGGTATCGCTCATTTATCACAATTACAAAAAGAATTCGGCGAGGAAAAAGTAATTGGGGGTTTATGCTTTATCGAGACGACGTTAAACGATCAAGGAGAAATTGTACAAACTAGCGCTGCTAACAGACTTGTATTTGGAGAAATTAAGTCTCAAGATCCAGAGAGAATAAAGCATATTTCTAAAGCATTTGCAGATACGAAATCTAGTTTTGTTTTAAGTGAAAATATTACGCAAGATATGTGGCATAAATATTTATTTATTACTGTAATGTCAGGTGTGACAACATTAATGCGTGCACCAATAGGACCAATCCGTGAAAGTGAAGGTGGACGTGATTTTATCCGAAGCTTATTTGAAGAATGTGTGCAAATTATGAGATATATTGGGGCACCAGTTAAGGATGAGATTGCCAAGGAACATATGAAAACAATTGATAAAATTTCATATGATATGAAGTCATCGATGCAGCGGGATATGGAAAAAGGTTCGTCTATAGAAGGAAAGCACTTACAAGGATATTTACTAGATGTAGCAGAACAATTTTCTATAGAAGTACCATTATTAGAAGCAGTATATCAAAATTTGAAAGTGTATGAAGAAATGACCTTTAACAGATCAGCAATAAAATTGGATGTATGA
- the nheA gene encoding non-hemolytic enterotoxin NHE subunit A has protein sequence MKKTLITGLLVTAVSTSCFIPVSAYAKGGQTEVKTVYAQNVIAPNTLSNSIRMLGSQSPLIQAYGLVILQQPDIKVNAMSSLTNHQKFAKANVREWIDEYNPKLIDLNQEMMRYSTRFNSYYSKLYELAGNINEDEQSKADFTSAYGKLQLQVQSIQESMEQDLLELNRFKTVLDKDSSNLSIKADEAIKTLQGSSGDIVKLREDIKRIQGEIQAELTTILNRPQEIIKGSINIGKQVFTITNQTAQTKTIDFVSIGTLSNEIVNAADSQTREAALRIQQKQKELLPLIQKLSQTEAEATQITFVEDQVSSFTELIDRQISTLETLLTDWKVLNSNMIQIQKNVEEGTYTDSSLLQKHFNQIKKVSDEMNKQTNQFEDYVTNVEVH, from the coding sequence GTGAAAAAGACTTTAATTACAGGGTTATTGGTTACAGCAGTATCTACGAGTTGCTTCATTCCTGTAAGCGCTTACGCTAAGGGGGGGCAAACAGAAGTGAAAACAGTATATGCACAAAATGTAATTGCTCCAAATACATTATCCAATTCAATTAGAATGTTAGGATCACAGTCACCACTTATACAAGCATATGGACTAGTTATTTTACAACAGCCAGATATTAAGGTGAATGCGATGAGTAGTTTGACGAATCATCAAAAGTTTGCAAAGGCAAATGTAAGAGAGTGGATTGATGAATATAATCCGAAGCTAATTGACTTAAATCAAGAGATGATGAGATATAGTACTAGATTCAATAGTTATTATAGTAAGCTTTATGAACTAGCAGGAAACATAAATGAAGATGAACAGTCAAAAGCAGATTTTACAAGTGCATATGGAAAATTACAATTGCAAGTACAAAGCATCCAAGAGAGTATGGAGCAAGATTTATTAGAGTTAAATCGATTTAAAACGGTATTAGACAAAGATAGTAGCAACTTATCAATTAAAGCTGATGAAGCAATAAAAACACTGCAAGGATCAAGTGGAGATATTGTGAAATTAAGAGAAGATATTAAAAGAATTCAAGGGGAAATTCAAGCGGAATTAACGACTATTTTGAATAGACCTCAAGAAATTATTAAAGGTTCTATTAATATTGGTAAACAAGTATTTACAATTACAAATCAAACTGCACAAACGAAAACAATTGATTTCGTTTCTATCGGTACTTTAAGTAATGAAATTGTAAATGCTGCAGATAGCCAAACGAGAGAAGCAGCTCTTCGCATTCAGCAAAAGCAAAAAGAGCTATTACCACTTATTCAAAAGTTATCACAAACTGAAGCAGAGGCAACACAAATTACATTCGTTGAAGATCAAGTAAGTAGCTTTACAGAACTAATTGATCGCCAAATCTCAACTTTAGAAACGTTATTAACGGATTGGAAAGTTTTAAATAGTAATATGATCCAAATTCAAAAGAATGTTGAAGAAGGCACGTATACTGACAGTAGTTTACTTCAAAAACATTTCAATCAAATTAAAAAAGTAAGTGATGAAATGAATAAACAAACGAACCAATTTGAAGATTACGTTACAAACGTTGAAGTACATTAA
- a CDS encoding Nramp family divalent metal transporter: MNKDISKDEQVPSQSTTVQSAHLALSGQTKGLKRLLPFLGPAFIASVAYIDPGNFATNIAAGSQYGYLLLWVILASNLMAVLIQTLSAKLGIATGRNLPEIARENFPKPVSIGLWIQGELVIMATDLAEFIGAALGLYLLFGIPMLPAALITAAGSFIILEFQRRGFRPLEAIITGMIFIVVIAFGVQVFYAKPELSPLLSGLFIPKFQGVDSILLAAGILGATVMPHAIYLHSALTQRRVVGTNDEQKKKIFRFEFIDIIIAMVIAGAINASMLIVAAALFFKNGLHVEDLDVAFNQFSNLVGPASAALFGIGLLSAGLSSSSVGTMSGDIIMQGFIRMHIPLYLRRFITMIPPLVIIALGVNPTYALVMSQVVLSFGIAFALVPLIMFTSSKKIMGALVNHRITTFIAWIIAALVIVLNIFLLYQTFVD; this comes from the coding sequence ATGAATAAAGATATATCAAAAGATGAACAAGTCCCTTCTCAAAGTACAACTGTTCAATCAGCGCATTTAGCATTAAGCGGGCAAACGAAAGGCTTAAAAAGACTATTACCATTCTTAGGTCCTGCTTTCATCGCTTCAGTTGCTTATATTGATCCTGGCAATTTCGCCACAAATATTGCTGCTGGATCACAATATGGATATTTATTACTCTGGGTAATACTCGCTTCTAATTTAATGGCTGTATTAATCCAAACTTTATCCGCTAAATTAGGAATTGCTACAGGTAGAAACCTTCCTGAAATTGCTCGAGAAAACTTCCCGAAACCTGTTTCCATCGGTTTATGGATTCAAGGGGAGCTCGTTATTATGGCGACTGATTTAGCTGAATTTATTGGAGCGGCACTCGGATTGTACTTATTATTCGGGATTCCAATGTTACCAGCCGCTTTAATTACAGCCGCTGGATCATTTATTATTCTTGAATTTCAACGCAGAGGTTTCCGTCCATTAGAAGCTATTATAACAGGAATGATTTTTATCGTTGTTATCGCTTTTGGTGTACAAGTTTTCTATGCAAAACCGGAATTAAGTCCTTTACTTTCAGGACTATTCATTCCAAAATTCCAAGGCGTGGATAGTATCTTATTAGCAGCTGGTATTTTAGGCGCGACAGTTATGCCACATGCAATATATTTACATTCCGCCTTAACGCAGCGCCGCGTAGTCGGAACAAATGATGAACAAAAGAAAAAGATTTTCCGCTTTGAGTTTATTGATATTATTATCGCAATGGTTATCGCTGGAGCAATTAATGCAAGTATGTTAATTGTTGCTGCCGCACTATTCTTTAAAAACGGCTTGCATGTTGAAGATCTTGATGTTGCTTTTAATCAATTTAGCAACTTAGTTGGACCTGCATCCGCTGCTTTATTTGGAATCGGACTTTTATCAGCTGGTTTATCTAGCTCTTCAGTCGGTACAATGTCTGGTGACATTATCATGCAAGGATTCATTCGAATGCATATTCCGTTATACTTACGCCGATTTATTACAATGATTCCACCATTAGTTATTATCGCTTTAGGTGTAAATCCAACTTACGCTCTAGTCATGAGCCAAGTCGTCTTATCATTCGGTATTGCTTTTGCATTAGTACCACTTATTATGTTTACAAGTAGTAAAAAAATTATGGGTGCACTCGTTAATCACCGCATAACTACCTTTATCGCTTGGATCATTGCTGCACTTGTTATTGTTTTAAATATTTTCTTACTGTATCAAACATTTGTGGATTAA
- a CDS encoding M23 family metallopeptidase has translation MWKKYVLVIVVAFLIISWSVIYLADGVISVVFWWSIQAFSLVSIFILIASVLLFVWKGIFRKRIDRRLLFIVLFSIIGAWPLGWFANIGGLAYPADVQSMNPKIVVRFPLNERALVGWGGDRLETNYHVIKPNERWAYDILIPPAEVKSNKLEDYGIFGAKVMAPASGTVVSINNNDHDLVPGSDNFQSMAGNHIYLRVDETGTFLILAHLKEGSIKVKEGQHVNEGEVLAQVGNSGSSSEPHLHIHHQRQDPSKVSMFFAEGLPLYFQTEKGAMMPERGTYMSGK, from the coding sequence ATGTGGAAGAAATATGTATTAGTAATTGTAGTTGCTTTTTTAATTATAAGTTGGAGTGTAATTTATTTAGCTGATGGTGTTATATCAGTCGTTTTTTGGTGGAGTATACAAGCGTTTAGCCTAGTATCAATTTTTATTTTAATAGCATCAGTATTACTATTTGTGTGGAAAGGTATTTTCAGAAAGCGAATAGATAGAAGGCTACTCTTCATTGTGCTTTTTTCTATAATTGGAGCTTGGCCCTTAGGATGGTTCGCTAACATAGGCGGACTTGCTTACCCAGCTGATGTACAGTCTATGAACCCTAAAATAGTCGTTCGTTTTCCTTTAAATGAACGAGCACTAGTAGGCTGGGGTGGTGATCGGTTAGAAACGAACTATCACGTTATAAAGCCGAATGAACGATGGGCATATGATATTCTCATTCCACCTGCTGAAGTAAAAAGTAATAAGTTAGAGGATTATGGAATATTCGGAGCGAAAGTAATGGCACCAGCTTCTGGGACGGTTGTATCTATTAATAATAATGACCACGATTTAGTTCCTGGATCGGATAATTTTCAGTCGATGGCGGGGAATCACATATATTTACGAGTAGATGAAACAGGGACATTTTTGATTCTTGCCCATTTAAAGGAAGGGTCAATTAAAGTGAAGGAAGGACAACATGTAAATGAAGGAGAGGTTCTTGCTCAAGTTGGTAACTCAGGAAGTTCAAGTGAGCCACATTTACATATTCATCATCAAAGGCAGGATCCATCAAAGGTAAGTATGTTTTTTGCGGAAGGATTGCCACTGTATTTTCAAACTGAAAAAGGTGCGATGATGCCAGAAAGAGGGACATACATGAGTGGTAAGTAG